The following proteins are co-located in the Melanotaenia boesemani isolate fMelBoe1 chromosome 5, fMelBoe1.pri, whole genome shotgun sequence genome:
- the LOC121640790 gene encoding uncharacterized protein LOC121640790 — MAPKRHYKEYLLNESSQPSKATKYRRLAKENENTLNCRGNYKKYLSASCTTNNRGVLKEIPLSNNGERTYSLEEYPGDNPTTNKQNVPDEGLVAEGPSGQSSLECLRGKHLVTPITEHLLQDRPNRDSSEPAGEGVSRNTHPVLELPPSTYSHCTFQFCGDQQDMQIGPEAQDMLEKQPGCNVPATPTDQQETPNQQAETFLLDGDDPAYPGAPLTKGQSLILLMSYVLRHNVTGVALEHLLKIVNEHFPGMVPVTTYLFHKAYGQYGNYVPHFYCPACENYLGVNNTSELQCGACNAVTDSESCLKSGCFFLVLSLDSQIKTLLEQNQSLKKDWQCADVMSDIQCGEEYHKLKESGELGEDDITLIWNCDGIPVFRSSKYQIWPIQCQVIELEPKERKANICLPCLWFGEKKPNFLTYLKPFVDELQILEQNGIKWKDSANVQHVSKVYALICSSDSVARPLLRNTKQFNGFYGCDFCYHVGGGPYTNKGPKPHLRTEAKHFDHAMAATPDSPVMGVKGPSPLMKLTKFQMINGFVPEYQHCVCLGVTRQLAKLWFDSRNHDKEWYLGAKSDRIDKELIAIQPPVEITRVPRSVADRKYWKASEWRSFLLFYCLPLLNGVLLKKFWNHLFLFVFAMHILLGEKVKRCDIEVAERALKKFSLQFEKLYGAANMTFNVHLLTHLAASVRNWGPLWATSTFSFESFNGTLLQYFNGTTHVPEQIVKRFLCWRSLTQKAEKYMVDANEGVKCIFSHLLNSNVSSSNSSTLNENVRVFGNPCHHKLSALEKLAIKDLLSVTVEHCVCFHRFIVKGVLYHSSSNRSLKKRINSTVELQDGRLCRILCMSVFRAGDLSLHCILVKELVKTEGQLCKDSQLNIASTFMSEVSESRNVYAVPTDLFHRKCVLIQSRDKQYVIPLPNNVERD, encoded by the exons ATGGCACCCAAAAGACATTACAAAGAATATCTGCTGAATGAGTCGAGCCAACCTTCAAAGGCAACCAAATACAGACGGCTAGCAAAGGAGAACGAG AATACTTTAAACTGCAGAGGAAATTACAAGAAATACCTCAGTGCATCCTGTACAACTAACAATAGAGGAGTCTTGAAAGAG ATTCCACTTTCAAATAACGGTGAACGAACATATTCTCTGGAGGAATATCCAGGAGACAATCCCACAACTAACAAACAG AATGTTCCCGATGAGGGCCTTGTTGCAGAAGGACCAAGCGGTCAGTCATCTTTAGAATGTTTGAGAGGAAAGCATCTTGTCACTCCAATAACAGAGCATCTGCTTCAGGACAGACCAAACAGAGATTCATCAGAG CCTGCCGGAGAGGGGGTCTCCAGAAATACCCACCCAGTGCTAGAATtgccaccctccacctactcacACTGCACTTTTCAATTTTGTGGGGATCAACAAGATATGCAAATCGGACCAGAAGCACAG GACATGTTAGAGAAGCAACCAGGATGCAATGTGCCTGCTACTCCAACTGATCAGCAAGAGACACCAAACCAACAG GCAGAGACATTTTTGTTGGATGGAGATGATCCAGCGTATCCTGGAGCTCCACTGACAAAGGGACAAAGTTTAATCTTACTGATGTCTTATGTACTAAGGCACAATGTGACAGGTGTGGCACTGGAACATCTACTGAAGATTGTTAATGAACATTTCCCTGGAATGGTACCAGTAACCACATACCTTTTTCACAAAGCTTATGGACAATATGGAAATTATGTCCCCCATTTTTACTGTCCAGCATGTGAAAACTACTTGGGGGTAAATAATACCAGTGAACTACAGTGTGGAGCTTGTAATGCAGTAACTGATTCAGAGAGCTGTCTCAAAAGTGGGTGTTTCTTTCTAGTGCTTAGTTTGGATTCACAAATCAAAACATTGCTTGAACAAaaccaaagtttaaaaaaagactggcAATGTGCAGATGTCATGTCAGATATACAGTGTGGAGAAGAGTACCATAAACTCAAAGAATCAGGTGAATTAGGTGAGGATGACATAACTTTAATTTGGAACTGTGATGGAATTCCAGTTTTCAGGAGTTCAAAGTATCAAATTTGGCCCATTCAGTGCCAGGTTATAGAACTTGAACCTAAAGAACGGAAGGCAAATATCTGTCTTCCTTGTCTCTGGTTTGGCGAGAAGAAGCCAAACTTCTTAACATATTTGAAGCCATTTGTTGATGAACTGCAAATTTTAGAACAAAATGGTATTAAATGGAAGGACTCAGCAAATGTACAACATGTCTCCAAAGTGTATGCTCTGATATGCAGTTCAGATTCAGTTGCTCGCCCACTTCTAAGAAACACCAAACAGTTTAATGGCTTTTATGGATGTGATTTTTGTTACCATGTTGGTGGTGGTCCTTACACAAACAAAGGCCCAAAACCACATCTTAGAACTGAAGCTAAGCATTTTGATCACGCAATGGCTGCAACACCAGACAGTCCAGTAATGGGAGTAAAAGGACCTTCACCATTAATGAAACTCACAAAGTTTCAAATGATAAATGGATTTGTTCCAGAGTATCAGCATTGTGTCTGCCTTGGTGTGACAAGGCAATTAGCAAAACTGTGGTTTGACTCAAGAAATCATGACAAAGAGTGGTACTTAGGAGCAAAATCAGACCGCATTGACAAAGAGCTCATTGCAATTCAACCCCCTGTTGAGATAACAAGAGTACCACGATCTGTTGCAGACAGAAAATATTGGAAAGCATCAGAGTGGAGGTCATTCCTGTTATTCTATTGCCTGCCTTTACTGAATGGGGTCTTACTAAAGAAGTTCTGGAACcacctttttctgtttgtgttcgCTATGCACATTCTTTTGGGAGAAAAGGTGAAACGCTGTGATATTGAAGTAGCTGAAAGAGCTCTCAAGAAGTTCTCACTGCAGTTTGAGAAGTTATATGGTGCAGCAAATATGACATTTAATGTCCATCTTCTGACACACCTTGCAGCAAGTGTTAGGAACTGGGGCCCTTTGTGGGCCACATCAACCTTTTCCTTTGAATCATTTAATGGCACTTTGTTACAGTACTTCAATGGGACAACACATGTTCCAGAGCAAATAGTTAAAAGGTTTCTTTGCTGGAGGAGTCTAACACAAAAAGCCGAAAAGTACATGGTAGATGCTAATGAAGGggtgaaatgcattttttcacaTCTCCTAAACAGCAATGTATCAAGTTCTAATTCATCTACCCTGAATGAAAATGTCAGGGTTTTTGGTAATCCCTGTCATCACAAACTGTCAGCATTAGAAAAACTTGCTATCAAAGACTTGCTAAGTGTTACAGTCGAacactgtgtttgttttcaccGTTTCATTGTAAAAGGCGTACTGTATCATTCCAGCAGTAACAGAAGTCTAAAAAAAAGGATCAACTCAACAGTGGAGTTACAGGATGGAAGATTATGTAGAATTCTTTGCATGTCAGTATTCAGAGCAGGCGATTTGTCATTGCACTGTATATTGGTAAAGGAGCTTGTGAAGACTGAGGGACAGCTCTGCAAGGATAGTCAACTGAACATTGCTTCCACTTTTATGTCTGAGGTGTCAGAATCTAGGAATGTTTATGCGGTGCCCACTGACCTGTTCCACAGGAAATGTGTTTTGATCCAATCAAGAGACAAACAATATGTTATTCCTCTACCAAATAATGTAGAGAGAGATTAA
- the LOC121640624 gene encoding probable E3 ubiquitin-protein ligase ARI5, which produces MSDNEKRYDPKDTTLKFVNRPDDLDPLPPEEGDMNHRAEMSCGHAVTPETLTGWCRSLLDQGQYKFKCPALKEGTLQQCGTVWTYQEVRRLAVLTPEEMRDFEQKMARLAAAQFCDCKSCPGCKTYIEREDPANLSVQCTVCTADKKKVYKFCWQCLKPWKGKASRSDRCDNDGCINQDLELQRTCKTTALPQVEGVTDCPSIRACPTCSQKVEHGKMGCKNIICPRCQVEFCFVCLKLTPECLKTSSYFIPCSDGVAPRQTSIPVWHRN; this is translated from the exons ATGAGCGACAACGAAAAAAGATACGACCCCAAAGACACCACGTTGAAATTTGTCAACAGGCCTGATGATCTGGATCCACTGC CCCCAGAGGAAGGAGACATGAATCACCGAGCAGAGATGTCCTGCGGTCACGCTGTCACCCCGGAGACTCTCACCGGGTGGTGTCGCAGCCTGCTGGATCAG GGCCAGTACAAGTTCAAGTGTCCCGCGTTAAAGGAAGGCACCCTGCAGCAGTGTGGTACTGTGTGGACTTATCAAGAAGTGCGCCGGCTTGCAGTGCTCACACCTGAAGAAATGCGTGACTTTGAACAGAAAATGGCCCGCCTGGCTGCTGCACAGTTCTGTGACTGTAAATCA TGTCCTGGTTGCAAAACTTACATAGAGAGAGAGGACCCAGCTAACCTCAGCGTGCAGTGCACGGTGTGCACGGCTGACAAGAAGAAAGTATACAAGTTCTGTTGGCAGTGTTTGAAACCGTGGAAAGGTAAAGCTTCACGCTCTGATCGCTGCGACAATGATGGCTGCATCAACCAAGACCTCGAACTCCAGAGGACCTGCAAGACCACTGCTCTCCCTCAAGTGGAGGGGGTCACCGACTGCCCCTCTATCCGGGCCTGTCCCACCTGCAGTCAAAAGGTGGAGCATGGCAAGATGGGCTGCAAGAACATCATCTGCCCCCGCTGCCAGGTAGAGTTCTGCTTTGTGTGCCTGAAGCTCACTCCTGAGTGCCTGAAGACCAGCTCCTACTTCATCCCCTGCAGCGATGGTGTGGCTCCCAGACAAACATCCATACCTGTGTGGCACAGAAACTAA